A single window of Salvia splendens isolate huo1 chromosome 8, SspV2, whole genome shotgun sequence DNA harbors:
- the LOC121744935 gene encoding LIM domain-containing protein WLIM2b-like produces MSSSSYGTTQKCHTCQKVVHAAEMFSADGIPYHKNCFKCDTCNGRLAISNYSTVDGKLYCKAHFEQLFRETGSFTTKKFQSSLSGKHPELNRTPSKVSAMFSGTLEKCAACKKTVYPLEKVTVEGEFYHKQCFRCAHGGCSLTMSSYAALDGIPYCRTHFAQLFKETGSYNHLTKTTSLKKTALALDLDLGDPPAEPAQEEEA; encoded by the exons ATGTCGTCGTCTTCATATGGCACGACGCAGAAGTGCCATACTTGCCAAAAAGTTGTGCATGCTGCAGAAATGTTTTCTGCTGATGGAATTCCCTATCACAAGAATTGTTTCAAATGCGACACTTGCAATGGGCGTCTCGCC ATAAGCAACTACTCAACAGTGGATGGGAAACTCTACTGCAAGGCTCATTTTGAACAACTCTTCAGGGAAACAGGCAGCTTCACTACTAAGAAGTTTCAATCAAGCTTAA GTGGAAAACATCCAGAACTG AACAGGACTCCTAGTAAAGTGTCAGCCATGTTTTCTGGCACGTTAGAAAAGTGTGCAGCCTGTAAAAAAACTGTCTACCCACTCGAGAAG GTGACGGTGGAGGGAGAATTTTATCATAAGCAATGCTTTAGGTGTGCTCATGGAGGTTGCAGCCTAACGATGTCGTCTTACGCGGCCCTTGATGGAATCCCCTACTGCAGGACTCACTTTGCTCAGCTCTTCAAGGAGACGGGCAGCTACAACCATCTCACCAAGACTACTTCTCTCAAGAAAACCGCTCTCGCGCTAGATCTTGATTTGGGCGACCCGCCCGCAGAGCCtgcccaagaagaagaagcatag